A section of the Arabiibacter massiliensis genome encodes:
- a CDS encoding NAD/NADP-dependent octopine/nopaline dehydrogenase family protein: MNITVIGGGNVGSLLAADCAKKGHAVTVFASDAPNWSANMDVFDADERLLFSAQLGCVTDKLDEAVRNADLIWVTYPLNALGSIAEELFPYTRSSQIIGITPGACGEFFFAEHVRRGCTLFGLQRVHSIARIKERGRSVYELGRKPEVQVATIPSSAVGDIGVLVEELLDTPAVRLPNYLVETLTPSNPILHTTRLKTMFSDWEPGKTYNRNILFYEEWDNESSDLLIACDEEVQNICQSLPLDLSGVVPLTEHYESPNAEAMTRKISGIPAYRGLTSPMKQIRPGEWVPDFDSRYFKADFGFGLAAIQKIARLAEADTPSIDGVLDWYRHVAEYEEAMETFPAVLGELINLYS; encoded by the coding sequence ATGAACATCACCGTTATTGGCGGGGGAAACGTGGGATCGCTGCTTGCAGCCGACTGCGCAAAAAAAGGGCATGCGGTGACAGTGTTCGCGTCCGACGCCCCAAATTGGAGTGCTAATATGGACGTCTTCGACGCCGATGAGCGCCTCCTTTTCTCAGCCCAACTCGGCTGCGTAACCGACAAGCTCGACGAAGCGGTTCGCAACGCAGACCTCATATGGGTGACGTACCCTCTTAACGCTTTGGGTTCGATCGCCGAAGAGCTTTTCCCTTACACAAGATCAAGTCAAATCATCGGCATTACCCCTGGCGCATGCGGAGAATTCTTTTTCGCCGAACATGTTAGGCGGGGGTGCACCCTTTTCGGACTGCAGCGCGTCCACTCCATCGCCCGAATAAAAGAGCGAGGCCGCAGCGTTTACGAGCTAGGAAGGAAGCCCGAGGTCCAAGTGGCGACAATTCCCTCCAGCGCCGTTGGGGATATTGGAGTGCTTGTAGAGGAGCTATTAGACACGCCAGCCGTTAGGTTGCCTAACTATCTTGTGGAAACGCTTACGCCTTCGAACCCCATCCTGCACACAACTCGCTTAAAAACGATGTTCTCAGATTGGGAGCCCGGCAAAACCTACAATCGAAACATTCTTTTTTATGAAGAATGGGACAATGAGTCGTCTGACCTTCTTATCGCCTGCGACGAGGAGGTTCAGAACATCTGCCAGAGCTTGCCTCTCGACCTTTCCGGAGTCGTGCCACTCACCGAGCATTACGAAAGCCCGAATGCTGAAGCGATGACGAGGAAAATCTCGGGCATACCGGCTTACAGAGGCCTTACTTCACCTATGAAGCAGATCCGCCCAGGGGAATGGGTCCCGGATTTCGACTCGCGCTATTTCAAGGCTGATTTCGGATTCGGCTTAGCCGCTATTCAAAAAATTGCTCGACTGGCCGAAGCCGATACACCCTCGATTGATGGCGTGCTGGACTGGTATCGCCACGTAGCCGAATATGAAGAGGCAATGGAAACGTTCCCGGCAGTGCTTGGCGAGCTCATCAACCTCTATTCTTAG
- a CDS encoding aminotransferase class I/II-fold pyridoxal phosphate-dependent enzyme — MQAIILAAGMGKRLKHLTASNTKCMLNVNGITLIERLLAQLEGLELKRIVIVVGYESGKLIDFIDELGISTPIEYIVNPIFDKTNNIYSLFLAKDRLIEDDTLLLESDLIFEDGILQELVDDPRPTLALVDKYESWMDGTVVKIDEHDDIVAFIPGKKFVFDDISEYYKTVNIYKFSRSFSRTHYVPFLEAYSQALGNNEYYEQVLRVITMLDDAEVKAKRLAGKLWYEIDDLQDLDIAESMFAPNDEERLSLLQNRFGGYWRYPNLIDFCYLVNPYYPPQRLMDEMKSNFEKLLTQYPSGMRVNALLAAKNFGVNQDCILVGNGAAELIRSLLSVITGRIGIVRPTFEEYPNRCTEASVVVFQPDNENFSYTEEDLISFYSINKIDILVLINPDNPSGNYLPKKHVENLASWCEDNSVRLILDESFADFSNETDCSFIRDKLLERYPHLVVVKSISKSYGVPGARLGVLASFDKILISALKKDLAIWNINSFGEFYLQIAEKYKSDYAQGLDRFRSARDRLTGNLSRIGNLRVIPSQANYLMVEVLGSMTATQLTRRLLSERSLLVKDLTGKIDYKGRQYIRVAIRNEEDNDILVAALRELLE, encoded by the coding sequence ATGCAAGCAATTATCTTGGCTGCAGGCATGGGTAAAAGGTTGAAGCACCTGACGGCAAGCAACACGAAGTGCATGCTGAACGTCAACGGCATCACGCTCATAGAGCGGTTGCTGGCTCAGCTCGAAGGCCTCGAACTCAAGAGGATTGTCATTGTGGTAGGCTACGAGAGCGGCAAACTCATTGATTTTATTGATGAACTCGGCATCTCAACCCCTATCGAGTATATCGTCAACCCCATTTTCGACAAAACCAACAACATCTACTCACTGTTCCTTGCAAAAGATCGTTTAATAGAAGATGACACTCTGTTGCTCGAATCGGATCTCATCTTTGAGGACGGCATTCTGCAAGAACTAGTTGATGACCCCCGACCCACCCTCGCACTTGTCGACAAGTACGAAAGCTGGATGGACGGCACTGTCGTTAAAATCGATGAACATGACGACATCGTTGCCTTCATTCCCGGAAAAAAGTTCGTATTCGACGACATATCCGAATACTACAAGACGGTCAACATTTACAAATTCTCTCGTTCCTTTTCGCGCACTCATTACGTTCCTTTCCTTGAAGCATATTCACAAGCCCTTGGAAACAACGAGTATTACGAGCAAGTCCTGCGAGTCATCACCATGCTCGACGATGCCGAAGTCAAAGCAAAAAGGCTCGCTGGCAAGCTTTGGTACGAGATCGATGATTTGCAGGATCTTGATATAGCGGAATCCATGTTCGCTCCGAACGACGAGGAGAGACTCTCTCTTCTTCAAAACCGCTTTGGTGGATATTGGCGCTATCCAAATCTTATAGATTTCTGCTATTTGGTAAATCCGTATTACCCTCCCCAACGACTCATGGATGAGATGAAGAGCAATTTCGAGAAGCTGTTGACGCAATACCCCTCCGGAATGAGGGTGAACGCACTGCTGGCTGCTAAGAATTTCGGTGTCAATCAAGATTGCATACTCGTTGGCAACGGCGCAGCCGAGCTCATAAGGTCTCTGCTGAGCGTCATCACGGGCCGTATCGGTATCGTTCGTCCGACGTTCGAAGAATACCCGAATCGTTGCACCGAGGCGTCCGTTGTCGTTTTTCAGCCCGACAACGAGAATTTCTCGTACACCGAAGAGGATCTTATCTCGTTTTACTCTATTAATAAAATCGATATTCTCGTGCTCATTAACCCAGACAATCCTTCGGGCAATTACCTACCGAAAAAGCACGTCGAAAACCTCGCTTCCTGGTGCGAGGACAACAGCGTACGACTCATACTCGATGAAAGTTTTGCTGACTTTTCCAACGAAACTGACTGCTCGTTCATTCGTGACAAGCTGCTTGAACGTTACCCGCATCTCGTTGTCGTAAAAAGCATATCGAAGTCGTATGGGGTACCCGGTGCAAGACTTGGAGTCCTAGCATCCTTTGATAAAATCCTCATCTCCGCCCTAAAGAAGGACTTAGCCATTTGGAACATAAACTCCTTCGGTGAGTTCTACCTGCAGATTGCCGAGAAGTACAAATCTGATTACGCTCAAGGTCTAGATCGATTCAGATCGGCACGCGACCGCCTGACGGGCAATCTTTCCCGCATCGGCAATCTTCGCGTAATACCCTCCCAAGCGAACTACCTCATGGTAGAGGTGCTCGGCAGCATGACGGCGACACAATTAACGCGAAGGCTCCTGAGCGAAAGATCTCTTCTCGTGAAGGATCTTACTGGAAAAATCGACTACAAGGGACGGCAGTATATCAGGGTAGCCATCCGCAATGAAGAAGACAACGACATCCTCGTGGCCGCATTAAGAGAACTGCTCGAGTAA
- a CDS encoding O-antigen ligase family protein has translation MIERLSKSNAFLTWMNRVVFIYVVSMVFCRLLYLTFPFAFLLVEYRFNVVSEVLGAFGVLLLIVDLLTTRRCLEKRYSRWLVYIVITLTVSSLCLFRFGSAVDAGSSIVANAKIILWQIDQMLVIFPFCASMQKPQIKKMTRILFWLVSIAFIPCLIVSLYQYGFSIGYDAIYGPSFTATRQGFQGGRLFGLMMGAFAAGTMSMLLSAASIYFAVRAKMIGGKVLYSILGLIYALYAILSGTRSVFVALIAASFIFAFLLLSYRGRKKGKARYLVSAMTLSLAICLGVSCVYLVAGNLLQMIPEGNAAEQSASAKNKNNPDDSSSKTFVLYDPSGGKDKSSYPIVASYLDGKLMLGLVEGSNPPFDERSLDYFKGLDGATFVNIHDNPDYSSSLTTRRSDVGESAEASNGRIPIWRDYLTIATGSIGNALIGLSPGGYMPVIYSQYESENLYIIDYIEENYPEMIEQGLIYDVHNGYLGILVQSGLIGFVLVFIFLYRLISDALRAYFHREALDASLLVMISALAFILVAVFFDSDLFFRMTSTSVVFWMLGGFIASNSEVRESRRAKTMR, from the coding sequence ATGATTGAAAGACTGTCAAAATCGAATGCATTTTTAACTTGGATGAACCGAGTCGTTTTCATCTACGTTGTGTCAATGGTTTTTTGCCGATTACTGTATTTGACATTTCCGTTTGCTTTTCTGCTTGTCGAGTATCGCTTTAATGTTGTGTCAGAAGTGCTGGGAGCGTTTGGTGTTCTGCTACTAATTGTTGATTTGCTGACAACGAGACGGTGTTTAGAGAAACGATACTCCCGCTGGCTCGTCTATATTGTAATCACACTCACGGTCTCCTCGCTCTGTTTGTTCAGGTTTGGCTCGGCTGTTGATGCCGGATCGAGCATAGTTGCAAATGCAAAAATCATCTTATGGCAAATCGACCAAATGCTCGTGATTTTTCCATTTTGCGCAAGCATGCAAAAGCCACAAATTAAAAAAATGACGCGAATCCTCTTCTGGCTTGTTTCTATAGCGTTCATTCCGTGCTTGATCGTGTCGTTATACCAATACGGTTTCTCGATCGGCTACGATGCCATTTACGGCCCGTCTTTTACCGCAACGCGACAGGGCTTTCAGGGGGGTCGCCTATTTGGATTAATGATGGGGGCTTTTGCGGCGGGAACGATGTCGATGCTTCTGTCTGCCGCTTCAATCTATTTTGCCGTGCGCGCGAAAATGATTGGCGGTAAAGTGCTGTACTCCATTTTGGGACTGATTTACGCCTTGTACGCAATTCTTTCAGGAACGCGTAGCGTTTTTGTTGCCTTGATTGCAGCGAGTTTCATCTTTGCTTTTTTACTGCTGTCTTATCGGGGTCGCAAGAAGGGAAAAGCTCGTTATCTTGTCTCGGCTATGACCCTCTCCCTCGCTATATGTTTAGGGGTTTCGTGCGTCTATCTGGTGGCGGGCAACTTGCTGCAGATGATTCCCGAGGGCAATGCTGCCGAGCAGTCGGCTAGCGCAAAAAATAAGAATAACCCAGATGACTCATCGTCAAAAACTTTTGTCTTGTACGATCCGTCGGGAGGGAAAGACAAGTCATCGTACCCGATAGTCGCATCGTACCTCGATGGGAAGCTGATGCTTGGTTTGGTGGAGGGTAGCAACCCTCCATTCGATGAGCGCAGCTTGGACTATTTTAAAGGGCTCGATGGCGCGACTTTCGTGAATATTCATGACAATCCCGATTATTCGTCGTCACTTACCACGAGGCGTTCGGATGTGGGGGAGTCTGCGGAAGCTTCTAACGGCCGGATCCCCATATGGCGCGATTATCTCACCATTGCTACCGGGTCTATCGGCAATGCTCTTATCGGCTTATCGCCTGGCGGGTATATGCCTGTCATATACAGCCAATATGAAAGTGAAAACCTGTATATTATCGATTATATTGAAGAAAATTACCCGGAGATGATTGAGCAGGGGCTGATTTACGATGTCCATAATGGCTATCTGGGCATTTTGGTGCAGTCGGGCCTTATTGGTTTCGTGCTCGTTTTCATTTTCCTGTATCGGCTGATCTCCGACGCTTTGCGGGCTTATTTCCATCGCGAAGCACTGGACGCATCGTTGCTTGTGATGATATCGGCTTTGGCGTTTATTCTTGTGGCCGTGTTCTTCGATTCAGATCTGTTCTTTAGGATGACAAGCACTTCTGTCGTGTTTTGGATGTTGGGTGGCTTTATTGCAAGCAACAGTGAGGTCCGGGAGTCGAGAAGAGCAAAAACAATGCGTTAG
- a CDS encoding LicD family protein, with the protein MSSSKLRDLQLVELRLLDEFNFICEKHELRHYMIGGTLLGAVRHQGFIPWDDDVDMCMPREDYEKFLEVVEGELPEGMYFSSIYNNVAHRSGFARLCTSEMRVLNHAISNERIDDAWIDVFPLDGFPSNPILGAPHKLRLFFWRAMSRVAQFEDAVDVTRKRGFFESLLVRCAALPVFRCFSDYNRYFKNLDHALKAYGYDESKIAINYDGGIGFSEKFPRACYGEGRLYLFEGRQVWGPLDPDPVLQAIYGPGYMTPPPESERNWHNTEVLEESESME; encoded by the coding sequence GTGAGTTCTTCGAAATTACGGGATTTGCAACTTGTTGAGCTGCGTTTGCTCGACGAGTTTAATTTCATATGCGAAAAACATGAGTTGAGGCATTACATGATCGGTGGCACGCTCTTGGGAGCTGTGCGCCATCAAGGGTTCATTCCGTGGGATGATGATGTGGATATGTGCATGCCTCGCGAGGATTACGAAAAGTTCCTCGAGGTAGTTGAGGGCGAGTTGCCTGAGGGCATGTATTTCTCCAGTATCTACAACAACGTTGCCCATAGGAGCGGGTTCGCGCGTCTCTGCACGAGCGAGATGCGGGTGCTGAATCATGCGATCTCGAATGAGCGGATCGATGATGCTTGGATCGACGTGTTTCCTCTTGACGGGTTTCCTTCAAACCCTATTTTGGGCGCTCCGCATAAACTCAGGCTATTCTTCTGGAGGGCGATGAGCCGGGTCGCCCAGTTCGAGGACGCTGTCGATGTGACGCGCAAGAGGGGTTTTTTCGAGTCCCTCCTTGTCCGATGCGCCGCATTACCGGTTTTTCGCTGCTTTTCAGATTACAACCGCTACTTCAAAAACCTTGACCACGCCCTGAAGGCGTATGGCTACGATGAGTCCAAAATCGCAATCAACTACGACGGGGGTATTGGCTTTTCCGAGAAGTTCCCTCGCGCATGTTATGGGGAGGGGCGCCTGTATTTGTTTGAGGGCCGACAAGTTTGGGGGCCGCTCGACCCCGATCCGGTGCTCCAAGCGATTTACGGACCGGGCTATATGACGCCTCCTCCGGAGAGTGAACGGAATTGGCATAATACAGAGGTGCTGGAAGAAAGTGAGTCGATGGAATGA
- a CDS encoding aminotransferase class I/II-fold pyridoxal phosphate-dependent enzyme encodes MNEHVRSTARVFPDQGRYGFLRYDMNENPEGLPQEFVDSVLKEITPEFLSIYPEPDRFLRKYADFIGAKFENVLATNGSDMAIRYILEVFGEEGKGVVTVSPSFEMYRVNCSILGLEHIPVAYSSDLTIDVEDIVSAIDENVRVVVLLNPNNPIGNVYTRSEVERVIQAAESAGAVVVVDEAYHYFYDGTFLEYALSRKNVVVLRTFSKLYSIAACRLGVVIADEQIIEYVKKARLTFDTNAIALLFGERILDNPDLTQQLIASEKEGKKYLLDELGECGYETRDCRGNFVFVRPRNDASEVARRLKEEKKVLVHSFGNELLAPYLRVSVGSRSAMELFLKAFLESDEQA; translated from the coding sequence GTGAACGAGCACGTCAGGAGCACCGCGCGCGTGTTCCCCGACCAAGGGAGATACGGTTTCCTCCGTTATGACATGAATGAAAACCCCGAGGGGCTGCCCCAGGAGTTCGTCGATTCTGTGCTGAAGGAGATCACCCCGGAATTTCTTTCCATCTACCCGGAACCGGACCGATTTCTCCGCAAATACGCCGATTTCATTGGCGCGAAGTTCGAGAATGTCCTTGCAACCAACGGCTCCGATATGGCTATTCGTTACATTCTCGAAGTTTTCGGCGAGGAGGGGAAGGGCGTTGTCACGGTATCCCCCTCTTTCGAAATGTATCGAGTCAACTGCTCGATCTTGGGGCTCGAACACATTCCCGTCGCGTACTCTTCCGACCTGACGATCGATGTCGAGGATATTGTTTCCGCCATCGACGAGAACGTGCGGGTCGTCGTGCTCCTCAACCCCAACAATCCTATCGGCAACGTGTACACTCGCTCCGAAGTCGAGAGGGTGATTCAAGCTGCGGAAAGCGCGGGCGCCGTCGTTGTCGTCGACGAAGCTTACCATTATTTTTACGACGGAACGTTCCTCGAGTATGCGCTGTCGAGGAAAAACGTCGTAGTTTTGCGCACGTTCTCCAAACTATATTCTATAGCCGCGTGCCGCCTTGGAGTGGTGATCGCCGACGAGCAGATTATCGAATACGTCAAGAAAGCTCGGCTTACCTTCGACACGAACGCGATCGCCCTTCTGTTCGGCGAAAGGATTCTCGACAATCCGGATCTCACTCAACAGCTTATCGCCTCCGAGAAGGAGGGGAAGAAGTATTTGCTCGATGAGCTTGGCGAGTGCGGTTACGAGACGAGGGATTGCCGTGGGAACTTTGTGTTCGTGCGGCCCCGCAACGACGCAAGCGAGGTTGCTCGTCGTTTGAAGGAGGAGAAGAAGGTGCTCGTCCACTCGTTTGGCAATGAGCTCCTAGCCCCGTATCTTCGAGTGTCGGTCGGTTCTCGAAGCGCCATGGAGCTTTTCCTCAAGGCTTTCCTCGAATCCGACGAGCAAGCCTAG
- a CDS encoding Gfo/Idh/MocA family oxidoreductase, translating to MGERKRVVITYGTYDLLHYGHVALLERAKKLGDYLIVGVTSDAFDKERGKLNVHQSLPERLRAVEELGLADKVIVEEYKGQKIADIVKYGVDVFTVGSDWEGKFDYLRKYCDVVYLDRTQGVSSTELRAERSAKLRLGCIGLNYLAHRLAKDSKSVGGIDVTCGFDEDDELAAVFCRSHGLELCETRDELFQSCDAVYIAQSIDKHKELILSALGKGRHVLCESPLFLSPEDADEAFRLAENKGVVLMEGVKTKYYPAFSHLKLMLESGIVGEVKDIDASFSQVIPDLDVTNKYQGSFYDMASYILLPVLEFVGTDFSDARLIASYRGDFCAWTKCELLYPTASATVRAGRGMKTEGDMTITGEDGYVYVPAPWWKTEYFEVRSEDLRDTRKYYYECCGEGMRYELHEFVRRIGSGEDCLASQLEEVERVRAVSRLVERFSSNDVVRLSTGRFCFGGGEAVKE from the coding sequence ATGGGCGAGCGGAAAAGGGTTGTTATTACATACGGAACCTATGACCTGCTCCATTATGGGCATGTCGCCCTCTTGGAGCGTGCAAAGAAGCTTGGCGACTACCTTATCGTAGGGGTGACGTCTGACGCCTTCGATAAGGAGCGCGGGAAGCTCAACGTGCACCAATCGCTCCCCGAGCGACTCCGTGCAGTTGAAGAGTTGGGCCTTGCTGACAAGGTCATCGTCGAGGAGTACAAAGGCCAGAAGATCGCCGATATTGTGAAATACGGCGTTGACGTATTCACGGTCGGTTCCGATTGGGAGGGGAAGTTCGATTACCTCCGGAAGTACTGCGATGTGGTGTATCTTGATCGGACCCAGGGGGTGTCGAGTACCGAACTTCGCGCCGAGCGTTCGGCGAAGCTGCGGCTTGGCTGCATCGGATTGAACTACCTGGCACATCGTCTTGCGAAGGACAGCAAATCGGTCGGCGGCATCGATGTGACATGTGGATTCGACGAGGATGATGAGCTAGCTGCCGTGTTCTGCCGATCGCATGGACTGGAGCTGTGTGAGACGCGCGATGAGCTGTTTCAATCGTGCGATGCTGTCTACATTGCGCAATCGATCGACAAACATAAAGAGCTGATATTGAGCGCGTTGGGCAAAGGACGCCACGTCCTGTGTGAGAGCCCGCTGTTCCTCTCGCCCGAGGATGCCGACGAGGCTTTCAGGTTGGCGGAGAACAAGGGCGTCGTCCTTATGGAGGGCGTCAAAACCAAGTACTATCCAGCCTTTTCTCATTTAAAGCTCATGCTCGAAAGCGGCATCGTGGGTGAAGTGAAGGACATTGATGCGTCTTTCAGTCAGGTGATCCCCGATCTTGACGTGACGAATAAGTATCAGGGAAGCTTTTACGACATGGCATCGTATATCCTTTTGCCGGTGTTGGAGTTCGTTGGCACCGATTTTTCGGACGCTCGCCTGATCGCGAGCTATCGGGGGGACTTCTGCGCCTGGACCAAGTGCGAGCTTCTCTATCCCACTGCTTCGGCGACGGTTCGCGCTGGCCGCGGCATGAAGACCGAAGGGGATATGACGATCACCGGCGAGGACGGTTACGTGTACGTTCCCGCTCCGTGGTGGAAAACCGAATATTTCGAGGTCAGATCTGAAGATTTGAGGGATACGAGGAAATACTACTACGAGTGCTGCGGCGAAGGCATGCGATACGAGCTTCATGAATTTGTTCGACGAATTGGCAGTGGGGAAGACTGCCTTGCATCGCAGCTTGAAGAGGTGGAAAGGGTCCGCGCCGTCTCGCGTTTGGTGGAGCGGTTCTCCTCGAACGACGTGGTTCGGCTTTCTACTGGCCGCTTCTGCTTCGGCGGGGGAGAGGCAGTCAAGGAGTAG
- a CDS encoding glycosyltransferase: MGSEENELLAVEVEVSGASPLVSVIVPVYNVREYLDRCLESVCRQTFPSIEVLLVDDGSTDGSGELCDEWSKRDSRIVVVHKANGGLSDARNAGVAQAKAPYVTFVDSDDYIDECMIEVLYGNLVKEHADISVCGICDQFVNRSEGPKETVYAVMSPSEALSDIFVNRSMMVCIPARLYPTSLMREVPSPVGKAHEDSFMVVDLFMRIERVVVDSRPLYHYWHNEGTITSAPYGPRDDDLIEAWNRNSELVRERFPGLGEELAYRCYRSRFEVLDKMVVAEKGKVDPERKREVIEYLKDNRSGILRHSVLTKGRKLSLLALLVSERLYRLLVVAQGKRTNYYN; encoded by the coding sequence ATGGGAAGCGAAGAGAATGAATTGTTGGCGGTTGAGGTAGAGGTTTCCGGTGCATCGCCGCTCGTTTCAGTGATCGTCCCTGTTTACAACGTGCGGGAATACCTCGATAGGTGCCTCGAGTCCGTTTGCCGTCAAACGTTTCCATCGATCGAGGTCTTGCTTGTTGATGACGGGTCGACCGATGGGAGCGGCGAGCTTTGCGACGAGTGGTCGAAGAGGGATTCGCGCATCGTCGTGGTGCATAAGGCGAATGGCGGACTAAGCGATGCCCGGAACGCAGGGGTCGCACAGGCGAAGGCGCCGTACGTCACCTTCGTCGATAGCGACGATTACATCGACGAGTGCATGATCGAGGTTCTGTACGGCAACCTCGTCAAAGAGCATGCCGATATCTCCGTTTGCGGCATATGCGATCAATTCGTCAATCGCTCCGAAGGTCCTAAAGAGACGGTGTACGCGGTCATGTCGCCTTCCGAAGCTCTTTCGGATATTTTCGTCAATAGAAGCATGATGGTTTGCATTCCGGCCCGACTCTACCCGACCTCCCTTATGCGGGAGGTGCCCTCCCCGGTTGGCAAGGCTCATGAAGACTCTTTCATGGTCGTGGATCTTTTCATGAGAATCGAACGAGTCGTCGTGGACTCGCGTCCGTTGTATCACTATTGGCACAACGAGGGAACCATCACCTCTGCGCCGTATGGGCCCCGCGACGATGATCTCATCGAGGCGTGGAATAGGAACTCTGAGCTTGTCAGAGAGCGCTTTCCAGGGTTGGGCGAGGAGCTTGCGTATCGTTGCTATCGATCCCGTTTCGAGGTCCTCGACAAGATGGTCGTCGCAGAGAAAGGGAAGGTCGATCCCGAGCGGAAAAGGGAAGTGATTGAATATCTGAAGGATAATCGTTCGGGCATTCTCCGCCATTCGGTATTGACGAAGGGTCGCAAGCTCTCTCTCCTCGCGCTGCTGGTGAGCGAGCGGTTGTACCGCCTTCTCGTGGTGGCGCAAGGCAAAAGAACGAACTACTACAATTAG
- a CDS encoding glycosyltransferase, which produces MADAVTTLAFIVSSLSDMGGSVRVATQLANRLCEDYRVVFVELSSRGESFFPLDDRVARIGLGVEAESIAEKVKALRVPLSRCLREHKVNVLFGIAVDETCAAVLPAKAAGTKLVFCDHGALINEIDKKKTTFLRFALSRICNRTVVLTQASKRDYLRIFHLPEKKVVCIPNWIPDDLRNRACSYDPSIKRILWAGRLDREKGTDLLFDVAKRVLPSHEGWSWDVFGSAILGTGGFDLQKAVEEAGLVGRLNLLGNTNDLYERYADYSIGTLTSYREGLPLFLLEGKASRLPLISFDVDTGPREILEDGVDGYLIEPYDCEEYARKLALLMEDDALRMRMSEANPETIERFSEGQVYGLWCRLVDELRIEG; this is translated from the coding sequence GTGGCAGACGCGGTGACAACCCTCGCTTTCATAGTCTCATCCTTGTCCGACATGGGGGGTTCCGTTCGTGTGGCCACGCAGCTGGCAAACCGTTTGTGCGAAGACTATCGGGTGGTGTTCGTCGAGCTTTCATCGAGAGGGGAGAGCTTCTTTCCGCTGGATGATCGAGTGGCGAGGATCGGTTTGGGGGTGGAGGCCGAGAGTATCGCGGAGAAAGTCAAAGCTCTTCGTGTTCCTCTTTCAAGATGCCTGCGCGAGCATAAGGTCAACGTGCTCTTCGGGATTGCCGTCGACGAGACATGTGCTGCGGTTCTCCCTGCGAAAGCAGCGGGAACGAAGCTCGTGTTCTGCGATCACGGTGCTTTGATAAACGAGATCGACAAGAAAAAGACCACGTTCTTGCGATTCGCTTTATCACGAATATGCAATCGAACCGTTGTGCTCACGCAGGCGTCGAAAAGGGATTATTTGAGGATCTTCCACCTTCCTGAAAAGAAGGTCGTCTGCATTCCAAATTGGATCCCGGACGATTTGAGGAATCGGGCTTGCTCGTACGACCCATCGATCAAAAGAATACTATGGGCTGGCCGACTTGATCGGGAAAAGGGCACTGACCTTCTCTTCGATGTGGCAAAGAGGGTCCTTCCGAGTCACGAGGGATGGTCTTGGGATGTGTTCGGTAGTGCCATTCTGGGCACGGGAGGGTTCGACCTTCAGAAAGCGGTCGAAGAAGCCGGCTTGGTCGGTCGACTGAATCTTCTCGGCAACACGAACGACCTTTACGAGCGGTATGCCGATTATTCCATCGGTACGCTCACTTCGTACCGGGAGGGATTGCCGCTCTTCCTGCTCGAAGGAAAAGCGAGCCGGCTTCCGCTGATCTCCTTCGATGTGGATACAGGCCCTCGTGAGATACTCGAAGACGGGGTGGATGGGTATTTGATCGAGCCGTACGATTGCGAGGAGTATGCGCGTAAGCTCGCTCTTCTTATGGAGGACGATGCCCTGCGCATGCGGATGTCAGAGGCTAATCCCGAGACGATAGAACGGTTTTCTGAGGGTCAGGTATACGGGTTATGGTGCCGTCTCGTGGACGAGCTTCGGATCGAGGGCTGA